From the genome of Geminocystis herdmanii PCC 6308, one region includes:
- the plsY gene encoding glycerol-3-phosphate 1-O-acyltransferase PlsY, translating into MTTSLLIAISLILVAYLLGSFPTGYILARMLKGIDIREMGSGSTGATNVLRNVGKGAAIAVLIIDMLKGVLAVLAVKLLYDYSEILPPQWQDWLIAVCALIAVIGHSKSIWLNFAGGKSAAISLGILLTMNPYVGLGTFAVFLSVLAITRIVSISSISASIGVNILMWIFLPTIPYIGFAIIAASYVIIRHRSNIDRIIAGTEPRIGQTANS; encoded by the coding sequence ATGACAACTTCCTTATTAATTGCTATTAGCCTTATTTTAGTCGCTTATTTACTCGGTTCATTTCCCACTGGGTATATACTAGCTCGTATGTTAAAAGGTATTGATATTCGAGAAATGGGATCAGGTTCAACAGGAGCGACAAATGTACTCAGAAATGTCGGCAAAGGAGCGGCGATCGCCGTCTTAATTATTGATATGCTCAAAGGAGTATTAGCCGTATTAGCCGTTAAATTGTTGTATGACTATAGTGAGATATTACCCCCTCAATGGCAAGACTGGTTAATTGCTGTATGTGCATTAATAGCAGTGATTGGGCATAGTAAATCCATTTGGTTAAACTTTGCAGGAGGAAAATCCGCCGCCATCAGTTTAGGAATTTTATTGACGATGAATCCTTATGTGGGTTTAGGTACTTTTGCGGTATTTTTAAGCGTATTAGCGATAACTAGAATTGTCTCAATTAGTTCTATTTCCGCCTCGATCGGTGTTAATATTTTGATGTGGATTTTCTTACCCACGATACCCTATATCGGTTTTGCTATTATTGCCGCCAGTTATGTCATTATTCGTCACCGTAGCAATATCGATCGAATTATAGCAGGAACAGAACCCCGTATTGGACAAACCGCAAACTCTTAG
- a CDS encoding D-glycero-alpha-D-manno-heptose-1,7-bisphosphate 7-phosphatase: MKALFLDRDGVVIEYIPYLSKPEQVKIPQGAIEALKLWQDQGYRLVIVTNQSGISRGYFTYDDVMAIHQKILEEYGQFGIQFADILMCPHQPADNCHCRKPSPYLLETYSQHQNIDLARSYFIGDAPSDIECAINAQCQPVLVLTGRGKETLQHLSKYSIPIPVFNSLGGTVKLINNESLSEV, encoded by the coding sequence ATGAAAGCATTATTTTTAGATAGGGATGGGGTGGTAATAGAATATATCCCTTATCTTAGTAAACCTGAACAAGTGAAAATTCCTCAAGGTGCGATCGAGGCTCTCAAATTATGGCAAGATCAAGGTTATCGTTTAGTTATTGTCACCAATCAATCGGGCATTAGTCGAGGTTATTTCACTTATGATGATGTCATGGCGATTCATCAAAAAATTTTAGAAGAATATGGTCAATTTGGGATACAATTCGCAGATATTTTAATGTGTCCTCATCAACCTGCTGATAATTGTCATTGTCGTAAGCCCTCTCCTTATCTTTTAGAGACTTATAGTCAACATCAAAATATTGATTTAGCTCGATCGTACTTTATTGGCGATGCCCCTAGTGATATAGAATGTGCTATTAATGCCCAATGTCAACCAGTATTAGTGTTAACGGGTAGAGGAAAAGAAACCTTGCAACATCTATCTAAATATTCAATCCCTATCCCCGTTTTTAATTCTCTGGGTGGCACAGTAAAATTAATAAATAATGAATCCCTCAGTGAAGTATAG
- a CDS encoding serine hydrolase, with protein sequence MVFFSTNDTFTAKAQNILEATWREFPSLAKNQIALTWIVYDEPVIVNTGGALSSQEFWQYPLQGFSYRGEEKIYPASVVKLFYLVAIYEWLEGGMISESPELNRAIRDMIVDSSNDATSYIVDMLSGTTSGVELSIEPFETWKYQRNIVNRYYQSLGWKELATINVNQKTWCDGAYGRERMFLGETYDNRNMLTTNAVARLLHSIIGGVAVSSTASQKMMDLLKRDVTCKTLEKGEEENQINGFLGESLPNNSSLWSKAGWTSTVRHDCAYIEMLDRNPYLLIVFTEGKENSQNRDIIPFISAQFAQI encoded by the coding sequence ATGGTTTTTTTCTCAACTAACGACACCTTTACCGCCAAAGCACAAAATATTCTCGAAGCTACATGGAGAGAATTTCCAAGCCTTGCCAAAAATCAAATCGCTTTAACATGGATTGTTTATGATGAACCTGTTATCGTTAATACTGGAGGCGCTTTATCTTCTCAAGAATTTTGGCAATATCCCCTCCAAGGTTTTAGTTATCGGGGGGAAGAAAAAATTTACCCTGCCAGTGTGGTTAAGTTATTCTATCTAGTCGCTATTTATGAATGGTTAGAGGGGGGAATGATTAGCGAATCTCCTGAGTTGAATCGTGCTATTAGAGATATGATTGTGGATTCTAGTAATGATGCCACCAGTTATATTGTGGATATGCTTAGTGGTACTACTTCAGGAGTGGAGTTGTCGATCGAACCTTTTGAAACATGGAAATATCAAAGAAATATCGTTAATCGTTATTATCAATCTCTAGGCTGGAAAGAATTAGCGACTATCAATGTTAATCAAAAAACATGGTGTGATGGCGCTTATGGTAGAGAAAGGATGTTTTTAGGGGAAACTTATGATAATCGTAATATGTTAACCACTAATGCCGTGGCAAGATTGCTTCATAGTATCATCGGTGGAGTTGCGGTGTCTTCTACTGCCTCTCAAAAAATGATGGATTTACTTAAAAGAGATGTGACTTGTAAAACTTTAGAGAAGGGGGAAGAGGAAAATCAAATTAATGGCTTTTTAGGGGAGAGTTTACCTAATAATAGTAGTTTATGGTCAAAGGCAGGATGGACTTCTACCGTACGCCATGATTGTGCTTATATTGAAATGCTCGATCGAAATCCTTATCTATTAATAGTATTCACGGAAGGAAAAGAAAACAGTCAAAACCGTGACATAATT